In Sphaeramia orbicularis chromosome 5, fSphaOr1.1, whole genome shotgun sequence, a genomic segment contains:
- the bcdin3d gene encoding pre-miRNA 5'-monophosphate methyltransferase: MATCSTNSETVNEINDPGAAPYGNFINYYTFNPPENRLSLIPVTLLQDLGYNDHHQTTLLLDVGCNSGELSVAFYKHLVPSDLRTVHLLGFDLDESLIERAQQTNPLPGSISFIPLDITADTRQLQDYLRHHGCSHFHLCLCLAVTMWVHLNHGDSGLLQLLSHLASISDHLLLEAQPWKCYRSAARRLRKLGRSDFDHFKTLKIRGDMAEHAREHLERHCDMELIQSFGSTTWDRKLLLFRRR, from the exons ATGGCAACATGTTCGACGAACAGTGAAACTGTTAATGAAATAAACGATCCCGGTGCTGCTCCTTATGGCAATTTTATCAACTATTACACCTTCAATCCTCCGGAAAACCGTTTAAGTCTGATTCCAGTCACTCTGCTTCAGGATTTAGGTTATAACGACCATCACCAGACCACACTCCTGCTGGACGTGGGGTGTAATTCAGGG GAGCTGAGTGTGGCCTTTTATAAACACCTGGTTCCTTCAGACCTGAGGACAGTTCACCTTCTGGGGTTCGACTTGGATGAGAGTCTGATTGAGCGCGCTCAGCAGACCAACCCTCTGCCCGGCAGCATCTCCTTCATCCCTCTGGACATCACCGCAGACACTCGTCAGCTGCAGGATTACCTCCGTCACCACGGCTGCTCCCACTTCCACTTGTGCCTGTGTCTGGCCGTCACCATGTGGGTCCACCTAAACCACGGAGACTCGGGGCTGCTGCAGCTGCTCTCTCACCTGGCCTCCATCAGCGACCACCTTCTGCTGGAGGCTCAGCCCTGGAAGTGCTACCGCTCCGCAGCCCGCCGCCTCAGGAAGCTGGGCCGCTCAGACTTTGACCACTTTAAGACCCTGAAGATCCGAGGTGACATGGCAGAACACGCCAGGGAGCACCTGGAGAGACACTGTGACATGGAGCTGATCCAGAGCTTCGGTAGCACCACATGGGACCGTAAACTGCTGCTTTTCAGAAGGAGATGA
- the cox14 gene encoding cytochrome c oxidase assembly protein COX14 homolog: MVTGKRLADIGYRAFSASMMLLTVYGGYLCVLRGYRYMEKQKQLKLAAENQDPEAIKD; encoded by the coding sequence ATGGTGACTGGAAAGCGTCTGGCTGACATAGGATATCGAGCTTTTTCTGCGTCCATGATGCTGCTGACGGTTTATGGAGGTTACCTGTGTGTGTTGCGAGGATATCGCTACATGGAAAAgcaaaaacaactgaaactggcAGCAGAAAACCAGGACCCTGAGGCCATTAAAGACTGA